In Fusarium oxysporum Fo47 chromosome VII, complete sequence, the following proteins share a genomic window:
- a CDS encoding MCM2/3/5 family-domain-containing protein, translated as MDRGSIYSAHVYEPSFGENRDTRLQLQTQLETFILDFRLDNNFVYRDQLRENALLKRYYCDVNINDLIGFNEELAHQLTSEPAEVIPLFEYALMKCTHRIVFPHEPKVEIPKHQLLLHSNADDVSIRNLDSMAIARLVRVPGIVIGASVMSSKVTELHIQCRNCGHTQAIPILGGFTGVSLPRQCARSRIPNDPTPKCPLDPYFVVHEKSHFVDQQIIKLQEAPDQVPVGELPRHVLISADRYLTNRVVPGSRCTVMGIFSIFQNKASKNSSNGGAVAIRTPYLRAVGIRSDIDQAAKGNATFSEEEEQEFLELSRRPDIYNVMATCIAPSIYGHQDIKKSILCLLLGGSKKILPDGMKLRGDINVLLLGDPGTAKSQLLKFVEKVAPISIYTSGKGSSAAGLTASVQRDQSTCEFYLEGGAMVLADGGVVCIDEFDKMRAEDRVAIHEAMEQQTISIAKAGITTILNARTSVLAAANPIFGRYDDMKTPGENIDFQTTILSRFDMIFIVKDDHSREKDEKMAKHVLGIQMNGRGADEMVESEIPIDKMRRYITYCKTRCAPRLSPEAAEKLSSHFVSIRRQIHDSEIEANTRSSIPITIRQLEAIVRITESLAKLTLSPVATEAHVDEAIRLFLCSTMDAANQGSNQGSRELNDEVNRLETELKRRLPIGWSTSLSTLRREMVEGRGYSEQALNRALMILQRRDIVMFRNQGAQVYRNGA; from the exons ATGGACCGCGGATCGATCTACTCTGCGCACGTCTACGAGCCGAGTTTCGGTGAGAATAGAGATACTCGCCTACAGCTTCAAACGCAGCTCGAAACCTTCATCCTTGACTTTCGGCTTGACAACAACTTTGTCTACAG AGATCAACTACGAGAGAACGCACTGCTAAAGAGGTACTACTGCGATGTCAACATCAATGACTTGATCGGCTTTAACGAGGAGTTGGCGCATCAGTTGACATCTGAGCCAGCCGAGGTCATCCCTTTG TTCGAATATGCTTTGATGAAGTGCACCCACCGCATTGTCTTCCCTCACGAGCCCAAAGTCGAGATCCCCAAGCACCAGCTCCTTCTTCATTCCAACGCAGACGATGTGTCCATCCGCAATCTCGATTCGATGGCTATTGCTCGATTGGTCCGGGTACCAGGTATCGTCATCGGTGCCTCCGTTATGTCCTCAAAAGTAACAGAACTTCATATACAATGTCGAAATTGCGGACACACACAAGCCATTCCTATCTTGGGTGGATTCACTGGTGTCTCTCTGCCCCGACAATGCGCTCGTAGCAGAATTCCCAACGATCCCACGCCAAAGTGCCCCTTGGATCCGTACTTTGTCGTACACGAGAAGTCACACTTCGTCGACCAGcagatcatcaagcttcaggAAGCGCCTGATCAAGTCCCTGTTGGAGAACTGCCCAGACATGTTCTCATCTCAGCCGACAGATACCTAACAAACCGGGTCGTTCCGGGATCGAGGTGCACTGTCATgggcatcttctccatcttccaaAATAAGGCCTCCAAAAACTCATCCAACGGTGGCGCAGTGGCTATCCGCACCCCTTATCTAAGGGCAGTTGGAATCCGGTCAGACATTGATCAAGCAGCCAAGGGCAACGCCACTTTctcagaggaggaagagcaagaattCTTGGAGCTGAGCAGACGGCCAGACATTTACAATGTCATGGCTACTTGTATCGCTCCTTCAATTTACGGACACCAGGACATCAAGAAGTCAATTCTCTGCCTCCTGTTAGGTGGCTCAAAAAAAATCCTCCCTGATGGCATGAAACTTAGAGGCGATATCAACGTACTACTTCTCGGTGATCCTGGTACGGCCAAGTCTCAACTTCTAAAGTTTGTCGAGAAGGTAGCACCCATCTCTATCTACACCTCCGGAAAAGGTTCATCTGCCGCTGGTTTGACAGCGTCCGTCCAGCGTGATCAGTCTACCTGCGAGTTCTATCTTGAAGGTGGTGCTATGGTTCTGGCCGATGGTGGAGTAGTGTGtattgatgagtttgataAAATGCGAGCTGAAGACCGAGTCGCTATCCACGAGGCCATGGAACAGCAAACCAtttccatcgccaaggcCGGTATCACCACCATTCTCAACGCGCGAACATCAGTCCTGGCTGCTGCCAATCCAATCTTTGGTCGATACGATGACATGAAAACTCCTGGAGAGAATATCGATTTCCAAACCACCATCCTGTCGCGTTTCGACATGATTTTCattgtcaaggatgatcaTAGCCGCGAGaaggacgagaagatggccaagcACGTTCTTGGTATCCAGATGAATGGTCGGGGAGCCGACGAAATGGTCGAGTCTGAGATCCCTATCGACAAGATGCGAAGATATATAACCTACTGTAAGAC TCGCTGCGCTCCTCGACTCAGTCCCGAAGCAGCTGAGAAGCTCTCCTCTCACTTTGTCTCTATCCGTCGCCAAATCCACGACTCCGAAATAGAAGCCAACACCCGCTCCTCTATTCCCATCACAATCCGTCAGCTGGAAGCTATCGTGCGTATCACCGAGTCTCTTGCCAAACTCACCCTCTCTCCCGTCGCCACCGAGGCGCACGTTGATGAGGCTATCCGGCTATTCCTATGCTCTACCATGGACGCGGCCAACCAGGGCAGCAACCAGGGTAGCCGTGAGTTGAATGATGAGGTGAACCGTCTCGAGACTGAGCTCAAGCGCCGTCTACCTATAGGATGGAGCACAAGCCTGTCCACACTACGGAGAGAGATGGTAGAGGGTAGGGGTTACAGTGAGCAGGCGTTGAATCGAGCACTGATGATTCTCCAGCGAAGAGACATAGTCATGTTCAGAAATCAGGGAGCACAGGTCTATCGAAATGGAGCTTAA
- a CDS encoding beta-tubulin produces the protein MREIVHLQAGQCGNQIGSAFWQTISGEHGLDSSGMYNGTSELQLARMNVYFNETSSNKYVPRAVLVDLEPGTMDAVRSGPLSQLFRPDNFVFGHSSAGNNWAKGHYTEGAELVDQVLDVVRREAEGCDSLQGFQITHSLGGGTGSGMGTLLISKIREEFPDRMMATFSVVPSPKVSDTVVEPYNATLSVHQLIENSDATFCIDNEALYDICKGTLKLSNPSYGDLNHLVSTVMSGVSTSLRFPGQLNSDLRKMAVNLVPFPRLHFFMVGFAPLTSRGSHSFSAVSIPELTQQLFDPRNMMTGSDFRNGRYLTCSAIFRGKVSAKEVEDQMHKIQQKNSAYFVEWIPNNVQTSLCSVPPQGLKMSSTFVGNSTAIQEIFKRVGEQFTAMFRRKAFLHWYTGEGMDEMEFTEAESNMNDLVSEYQQYQDAVIDDDVYSVEEYDEEEVPAKVDA, from the exons ATGCGTGAAATT GTGCATCTCCAAGCTGGCCAATGT GGCAACCAAATCGGCTCTGCCTTCTGGCAGACCATTTCGGGCGAGCATGGTTTGGATAGCAGTGGCAT GTATAATGGGACCTCCGAACTACAGCTTGCGCGCATGAACGTCTATTTCAACGAG ACATCCAGCAACAAGTACGTGCCACGTGCCGTGCTCGTTGACCTAGAACCTGGCACAATGGATGCGGTGCGCTCCGGCCCGCTTAGCCAGCTCTTTCGTCCCGACAACTTTGTCTTTGGACACTCAAGCGCCGGAAATAACTGGGCTAAGGGTCACTACACCGAGGGCGCCGAGTTAGTTGATCAGGTACTGGACGTGGTCCGTCGTGAGGCCGAAGGCTGCGACTCCCTCCAAGGTTTCCAAATCACCCACTCGCTCGGTGGCGGTACGGGCTCCGGCATGGGCACGCTGCTGATTTCCAAGATTCGTGAGG AGTTTCCGGACCGTATGATGGCTACCTTCAGTGTAGTACCGTCTCCTAAGGTGTCTGATACCGTCGTGGAGCCGTATAATGCCACGCTGTCGGTCCACCAGCTGATTGAAAACTCAGATGCGACTTTCTGTATCGATAACGAGGCTCTGTATGATATCTGCAAAGGTACCCTGAAGCTGTCGAATCCTTCCTATGGCGACCTTAACCACCTCGTATCAACCGTCATGTCTGGCGTGTCAACTTCGCTGCGCTTTCCCGGACAGCTAAACTCTGACCTTCGCAAGATGGCCGTTAATTTG GTTCCGTTCCCCCGCCTACACTTCTTCATGGTTGGCTTTGCGCCCCTCACTAGCCGTGGCTCGCACTCATTCAGTGCTGTCTCTATCCCCGAGCTTACCCAGCAGCTGTTTGACCCCAGGAACATGATGACAGGCTCTGATTTTCGAAACGGCCGCTACCTGACCTGCTCTGCTATCTTTCGCGGAAAGGTGTCTGCGAAGGAGGTGGAGGACCAGATGCACAAGATTCAGCAGAAGAACTCGGCTTACTTTGTTGAATGGATTCCCAATAACGTGCAGACGAGTCTATGCTCTGTCCCGCCGCAGGggttgaagatgtcgtcCACTTTTGTCGGTAACTCGACCGCCATCCAAGAGATCTTTAAGCGCGTTGGCGAGCAGTTCACCGCTATGTTCCGCCGCAAGGCCTTCTTGCACTGGTATACCGGAGAAGGCATGGACGAGATGGAGTTTACGGAGGCTGAGTCCAATATGAATGACCTGGTATCGGAGTACCAGCAGTATCAGGACGCAGTCATCGACGACGACGTCTATAGCGTGGAGGAGtatgacgaggaggaagtccCCGCTAAGGTCGACGCTTAG
- a CDS encoding Sodium/calcium exchanger protein-domain-containing protein — protein sequence AMAQTTCSLLALSAASMIIPATLYSILDSSDQHGKTESILWHSRGTAIMLLILYALYLCFQLRTHKNLFSEGSGGTSSLDEGGDDPESVMSPWSAAAVLVAVTVVISFCADYLVGSIDSIAKDAHTSKSFIGLILIPIVGNAAEHATACVMAVRNKMDLATGVAIGSSIQIALLVTPLLVVLGWAINVPMGLNFNIFETVIFAVSVLVVTATVQDGKSNYLEGAMLVGLYIIIALTLWAIPTGVLGKV from the exons GCGATGGCACAAACGACATGCTCCTTGTTAGCGCTGTCAGCCGCCTCAATGATCATTCCCGCCACT CTCTACAGCATCCTCGACAGCTCGGATCAGCATGGTAAAACCGAATCCATCCTTTGGCACTCACGCGGGACGGCCATCATGCTTCTTATCCTGTACGCCCTTTATCTGTGCTTCCAGTTGCGGACGCACAAGAATCTATTCAGCGAGGGGAGTGGTGGAACTTCCTCCCTTGACGAGGGAGGGGACGACCCTGAATCAGTAATGAGTCCTTGGTCTGCTGCAGCGGTACTGGTTGCCGTGACCGTTGTTATCTCCTTCTGTGCAGACTACCTGGTTGGCAGTATCGACAGCATCGCCAAAGACGCGCATACTAGCAAGAGCTTTATTGGCTTGATCCTGATCCCCATTGTCGGCAACGCAGCCGAGCACGCCACGGCGTGTGTGATGGCTGTAAGGAATAAGATGGATTTG GCCACGGGTGTTGCAATCGGATCCAGCATCCAGATTGCGCTGCTGGTTACGCCGTTGCTGGTTGTCTTGGGTTGGGCAATAAATGTGCCGATGGGTCTGAATTTCAATATTT TTGAGACAGTTATCTTCGCTGTATCTGTTTTAGTCGTGACGGCCACGGTGCAGGATGGGAAATCTAACTATTTGGAGGGAGCCATG CTTGTGGGACTCTATATTATCATCGCTTTGACATTATGGGCTATCCCTACTGGAGTTTTGGGAAAAGTT